One Centroberyx gerrardi isolate f3 chromosome 2, fCenGer3.hap1.cur.20231027, whole genome shotgun sequence DNA window includes the following coding sequences:
- the rgs3a gene encoding regulator of G-protein signaling 3a isoform X3, translating into MFHAMVDFSEKYLERAKDMKNRLAFLRRRNESPGSNPASKLDKSMKSVKPTPEEALKWGDSLDKLLVHKYGLAAFRAFLRTEFSEENLEFWLACEEYKKIKSQSKMASKAKKIFAEYIAIQSCKEVNLDSYTRDHTKDNLQNVTRSCFDLAQRRIYGLMEKDSYPRFLRSELYMDLINQKKASSTSTSSSS; encoded by the exons ATGTTTCACGCTATGGTTGATTTCTCAGAGAAGTACCTGGAAAG GGCCAAAGACATGAAGAATCGGCTGGCTTTCCTGCGGCGGAGGAATGAATCCCCAGGAAGTAACCCAGCCAGCAAGTTAGACAAATCTATGAAGTCAGTCAA GCCCACCCCGGAGGAGGCGCTGAAATGGGGGGACTCGCTCGACAAGCTGTTGGTACACAAAT aTGGTCTGGCAGCGTTCAGAGCTTTCCTGCGCACGGAGTTCAGCGAGGAGAATCTGGAATTCTGGCTAGCATGCGAGGAATACAAGAAGATTAAGTCGCAATCCAAGATGGCCTCTAAAGCCAAGAAAATATTTGCAGAATACATCGCCATCCAGTCTTGTAAAGAG GTAAACCTGGACTCTTACACCAGAGATCACACTAAGGACAACCTGCAGAATGTGACACGCTCCTGCTTCGACCTCGCACAGAGGAGGATATACGGGCTGATGGAGAAGGACTCGTACCCACGCTTCCTGCGCTCAGAACTCTACATGGACTTAATCAACCAAAAGAAAGCCAGCTCCACTTCCACTTCGTCCTCATCGTAA